From the genome of Schaalia odontolytica:
TGACGAGCCATGCCTTCTTCAGGTTCATGGATTCTTCCTCCTGGTTGATGGGTGGAACTGGGGGCGGTGCCCTCAGGTATGGTCCGAGAGTAACCCCTGAGGCCTGGAAGATACGAAAGATGTCCATCATGTGCGCATTACATTTTGGTTACAAACGTAAAAAGAAGGTCAAATAATGGTGTGAGTCACATAAAAGTGGGTCTGTTGTGACCAACTATTCATGCGACGAGGCCGGGGCTGAGCGTGCGCACACACCCGGCCTCGGCCTCGTCGAGTAAAGGGGAGGGATTAGGAGAGCAAACCCTCGGAAATGAGCCACTCGTGAGCGATCTGAGAGGCGGACTTCTGCTCCACCGTCGACGCCCGATTCATCTCCACAAGGTCCTGAGCGTCCAGCGCCGCGCTCACTCGGTTGATGACCGTGGTTGCGTCGTCGTTCACCCGCGACGAGGCCAGGGGTACCACGTGCGAGGCCAGGAACAGGCCCTTCGGGTCATCCAGGACCTTCAGCGTCCCGTCGGCCAGCGCCGGGTCCGAGGAGTAGATGTTCGCCAGCTGGATGTCGCCGTCCTTCAGTGCCTTGACGGTCAGGGGGCCGCCCGAATCCTCGATCGGGGTGAAGTTGACGGTCACGCCGTAGGTCTGCGACAGCCCCGTTGGGCCATAGGGGCGCGTCTGCAGCTCCGAGTTGCCGCCGAGGGTGAGCGTGCCCGCGCCCGCGAGGTCGCCGATGGAGGTCAGCGAGTGCTCGGACGCGAAGTCGGCCGTCACCACGTAGGAGTCCTGGTCGGTAGCCGGCGCCTGGTCGAGGGCTCGCAATCCCATCGGGAGGGCGGTCTGTAGCGCCGCGTAAACCTCGTCAGAGGTGTGGGCACTCGCGTTCTGATCGAGATATTGCAGCAAGTTGCCCGTGTACTCGGGGAACACGTCGATCGCGCCGGCCTCGATCTCGGGCATGTAGACCTCGCGCTGGCCGATCCGCAGCTGTCGGTCGACCGTGAAGCCTGCCCCTTCGAGGGCCTGTGCGTAGGCCTCCGCGATGATCTCGTTGGAGTAGTAGTCCTGCGACCCCACAACGAGCGTCGTCGAGCCATTCTCCGAACTCCCGGTGCTCGCGTTGCCGCCGACCGACTCTGCCGAGCCGCAGGCGGCCAGGGCCAGGGCGGAAGCCGCGACGGCAGCCATTGTGATCATCGTGCGTTTCATAGTGTCTCCTTGAGTGAGTTGTTCTCATCGTCTGCAAAAGAGTGGGTGCGGGCGCGTAGGCGCCGGGCGATGTACGCCAGGAGCGCATCGGTTGCCAGCGCGAGGGAGACGACGATGATCGCGCCGCCGATCATCTCCGCGTAGTCGCGGGTCTTCAGGCCCTCGTAGAGGAAGCGGCCGAGGCCGTAGTTCGCCGTGTAGGCCGCCAGCGTTGTCGTCGCAATCACCTGGAGGGTCGCCGAGCGTATGCCCGCCGCGACGAGGCCGGCCGCGTGCGGGGCCTCGACCTGTGCCAGAACCTGGGGCTCGGTGAGCCCGATCGCACGCGCCGCATCCACGGTCGCGCGCGGCGTCGAGGCGATGCCCGAGTATGTCGCCGACAGGAGCGGCGGGATCGCCAGGATCAAGAGCGCCAGAGTCGGTGCCGCCAGGCCGATGCCCAGCCACAGGCCCGCCAGCGTCAGCACGCCGAGCGTCGGAACCGCGCGGGCCGCGCCCGTCGCACTCACCAGCCACCGGCCCCTGCCCGTGTGTCCGATCCACGTGCCCAGCGGCAGAGCGATGAGCGCTGCGAGCGCCACGATCAGGAGGGTGAGGCCCAAGTGTTCGGCGGCCCTCACGAGGATCCCGGACGCGCCCAGCCAGTGGGCGGGGACTGCCAACCATTTCAGGGCGTCAAGGAGAATGTTCATGCCCGCCCCCTCCTCGTCCACGGGGTGAGCGCCCAGCCGATTCCCTGGATCAGCGCATCGATGACGAGCGCAAGGAGGACTGTTGCGACCAAGCCGGCCACGACCTCGGCGATGAGTCCGCGCTGGAAACCGTCAGTGAATAGCGTTCCCAGCGAGCGCACCCCGATAAACGCGCCCACCGTCACGAGTGACACCGTCGATGTGGCGACCACGCGCGTGCCCGCGACGATGACGGGCGTCGCCAGGGGAAGCTCCACCTCGACGAAGCGGCGAAAGAGGGGGTAGCCGCACGCGTTTGCGGCCTGCAGGGTCGCGCGCGGGATCGCGCGGAAGCCCTCCGCGGCCTGGCGCACCAGCACCGCCACACCGTACAGCGTCAGGACGATGATCATGTTGATGGGAGAGCGCAGTGCCACCCCGACGATCACCGGAATGACAATCAGGAGAGGCAGCGACGGCACTGCGTACAGCGCCGACAAGGCCGACAGGACCCAGCCGCCGCGGCGCGAAAACGCCGCCCAGCGCGCGATCGGCACGGAAATCAGCGCCGACAGCGCGATCGCTGGGAGGGCGATCCACAGGTGAGCAAGAGTCAGGGAGCCAATGAGCCCCCAGTTCGAGGACAGCCAGGTCACGGACGCTCCCCGGCCTCGTCGGTCGTCAGTGTGCCCACGGGCGTGCCGGCGTCGTCGACGACCAGGCCGCCCGGCCCGGCGACGCGCACCGGGCGTGCCGCGCGCGAGGCGCCCACGAACTCCGCGACGAAGGGCGAGGCGGGAGAGGAGAGTAGCTCGGTGGGCGTGCCCACCTGCTCGATGTGGCCGCCCGTCGAGAGGACGGCGACCTGGTCGCCCAACGTGAATGCCTCGTCCACGTCGTGCGTCACGAAGAGGATCGTCGTGCCCAGGGCCCGCTGAATCTCCTTCAGCTCGCGCTGCAGCTCCGCGCGCACGATCGGATCCAGCGCGCCAAAGGGTTCGTCCATCAGCAGGATGTCCGCGCGATTGGCCAGCGCCCGGGCCACGCCCACGCGCTGACGCTGGCCGCCCGACAGCTGGGCGGGGTAGCGATCTGCCATCTCGCGATCCAGGCCCACCAGCTCGAGGAGCTCGAGCGCGCGCTCGCGGGAGGCCTGCTTCGTGGCGCCCTCCAGGCGCGGGACGGTCGCGACGTTGTCTGCGATGCTTCGGTGGGGGAAGAGGCCGCCCTCCTGCAGGACGTAGCCGATCGAGCGGCGCAGG
Proteins encoded in this window:
- a CDS encoding ABC transporter substrate-binding protein, which codes for MKRTMITMAAVAASALALAACGSAESVGGNASTGSSENGSTTLVVGSQDYYSNEIIAEAYAQALEGAGFTVDRQLRIGQREVYMPEIEAGAIDVFPEYTGNLLQYLDQNASAHTSDEVYAALQTALPMGLRALDQAPATDQDSYVVTADFASEHSLTSIGDLAGAGTLTLGGNSELQTRPYGPTGLSQTYGVTVNFTPIEDSGGPLTVKALKDGDIQLANIYSSDPALADGTLKVLDDPKGLFLASHVVPLASSRVNDDATTVINRVSAALDAQDLVEMNRASTVEQKSASQIAHEWLISEGLLS
- a CDS encoding ABC transporter permease subunit; this encodes MNILLDALKWLAVPAHWLGASGILVRAAEHLGLTLLIVALAALIALPLGTWIGHTGRGRWLVSATGAARAVPTLGVLTLAGLWLGIGLAAPTLALLILAIPPLLSATYSGIASTPRATVDAARAIGLTEPQVLAQVEAPHAAGLVAAGIRSATLQVIATTTLAAYTANYGLGRFLYEGLKTRDYAEMIGGAIIVVSLALATDALLAYIARRLRARTHSFADDENNSLKETL
- a CDS encoding ABC transporter permease; this translates as MTWLSSNWGLIGSLTLAHLWIALPAIALSALISVPIARWAAFSRRGGWVLSALSALYAVPSLPLLIVIPVIVGVALRSPINMIIVLTLYGVAVLVRQAAEGFRAIPRATLQAANACGYPLFRRFVEVELPLATPVIVAGTRVVATSTVSLVTVGAFIGVRSLGTLFTDGFQRGLIAEVVAGLVATVLLALVIDALIQGIGWALTPWTRRGRA
- a CDS encoding ABC transporter ATP-binding protein is translated as MIRFDHVSKTYPGGTRAVEDFSLTVEQGSTTVFLGTSGCGKTTLMRMVNAMVTPTSGRVFVRDQDVAGEDPVRLRRSIGYVLQEGGLFPHRSIADNVATVPRLEGATKQASRERALELLELVGLDREMADRYPAQLSGGQRQRVGVARALANRADILLMDEPFGALDPIVRAELQRELKEIQRALGTTILFVTHDVDEAFTLGDQVAVLSTGGHIEQVGTPTELLSSPASPFVAEFVGASRAARPVRVAGPGGLVVDDAGTPVGTLTTDEAGERP